A DNA window from Vigna angularis cultivar LongXiaoDou No.4 chromosome 1, ASM1680809v1, whole genome shotgun sequence contains the following coding sequences:
- the LOC108333180 gene encoding probable carboxylesterase 2, with product MWTLFGTHIQSAVILYLPFFSSPTQFLQYRLLSAMDSSSEVALDLTPFLKIYKDGRAERISGCDVVPPGIDSATNVLSNDFVISKDDDVSARIFTPKLSDQSQKLPLLVYFHGGGFCIETPYSPPYHKFLNSLVSKAHIVAVSVHYRRAPEHPVPIAHQDSWSSLQWVASHCNGNGPVECLNRYADFGNVFFAGDSAGANIAHHMALRVGIHGLPGINLQGIVLVHPYFWGVERIGSEVQKLDQVPMVDNLWSFTCPASTGSDDPLLNPAKDPNLGKLASKRELICVAETDLLKDRGWYYKELLEKIEWQGVAEVMEAKGEGHVFHLFDPDCDSAVSLLQRIASFINNS from the coding sequence ATGTGGACGCTATTCGGTACTCATATTCAATCCGCTGTTATATTATACCTACCCTTCTTCTCCAGCCCAACTCAGTTTCTTCAGTATCGCCTTCTTTCTGCCATGGATTCCAGCAGCGAAGTAGCCCTCGATTTAACACCCTTTCTAAAAATCTACAAAGACGGTCGCGCCGAGAGAATTTCAGGCTGCGACGTCGTTCCGCCGGGCATCGATTCCGCAACAAATGTCCTATCCAATGACTTCGTAATCTCAAAAGACGACGACGTATCAGCCAGGATCTTCACTCCGAAACTAAGCGATCAAAGCCAAAAGCTCCCCCTCCTCGTCTACTTCCACGGTGGGGGGTTCTGCATAGAAACACCATACTCTCCACCTTACCATAAATTCCTCAACTCACTTGTTTCCAAGGCCCACATCGTTGCCGTCTCCGTTCACTACAGAAGAGCCCCTGAACACCCCGTTCCCATCGCTCACCAAGATTCCTGGTCTTCGCTCCAATGGGTGGCCTCCCATTGTAACGGAAACGGCCCTGTGGAGTGCCTCAATCGCTACGCTGATTTCGGGAATGTGTTCTTCGCTGGGGATAGTGCGGGAGCAAACATCGCACACCACATGGCTCTACGCGTCGGAATCCACGGCCTTCCGGGTATCAACCTCCAAGGGATTGTGCTGGTTCATCCTTATTTTTGGGGCGTGGAGCGAATCGGTTCTGAGGTCCAAAAGCTCGACCAAGTTCCCATGGTGGATAATTTGTGGAGTTTCACTTGCCCTGCCTCGACAGGATCCGACGACCCGTTGTTGAACCCGGCTAAGGATCCGAATCTGGGGAAGCTGGCCTCGAAAAGAGAGCTGATTTGTGTTGCTGAGACTGATTTGCTGAAGGATAGGGGTTGGTATTACAAGGAGTTGCTGGAGAAGATTGAGTGGCAAGGTGTTGCTGAGGTGATGGAGGCAAAAGGAGAAGGTCACGTCTTTCATTTGTTCGATCCAGATTGTGACAGCGCTGTCTCCTTGCTCCAACGAATTGCTTCCTTCATTAACAACAGTTAA